The Acomys russatus chromosome 27, mAcoRus1.1, whole genome shotgun sequence genome includes the window TGATTGCAAAACTGGCCCTGATAAAGATAAATTGCAACACTTCGAACAGTCAGTTAATGAGAATTCAGTTCTTCAAACTTGTGAATTGGGACATGAAACTGAAGTAGAACTTGAAGAATCTGGTGATGCTTCTTTATTTCAACAAAATATGCGTAGCCATAGCGATGTTCCTTGTGACGATTTTGATATATACGAGTCTCTAAAATCGCGTATTGATTGGGAAGCCCTATTTGGAAACACTAGTGAAGAGATGGAAACCTCGAGTTTTGCGAGAAGAGAGCGCACTGATCAGCATCACGCTCCAGAATGTAactctgttcctttctcttccaaaaaaggaaagaaaaaagagctccACAACCCAATTTTTCTTCCAGATCTACAAATTACAATTACAAACTTCGTTAGACTAAGAATCAGCCCCACTGATAATTCTTTAGATAATTTTCACAAATGCGCATCTGAACCCACACAGCCAGCAGCTAATAAAGAGGAGAAAGCCTGTGGATTTGGTGTTTACTCTCAATCTTCTGGAGAAAATTCCAGTTTTTCATGTAATAATAAGTTTGGTAATTCGGTGCAAGAATCAGGACATGGGAGCAAGTCTGGAACCTCTTATCGGTCCAACTCAAGTGATAATACACATGTGAATCATATATCTGGAAAACCAAACAGTGACTCTTTGTCTGCTGCACCATCTGTCACAGTAATCAATGATAATAAATGTCCCAAAAACTCAAAGCCTGACTTTAGTGATAGTAGAAGAAAAAAGGACATGGAATcaaaaagcagcaagagaaaccTCCATGCATCTTCCAGGGGTCAGAACATCTCCCACAAGGACCTAAGGGAGCGTGAAACTCAGGAGACAAGGAAGAAGCCAGGAGGTCACGACTCATCTGACCAGTTTTTTTCCTTATCCCAAGGACGAATTAAAACGTTTTCACAGTCAGAGAGGCACATTAGGAATGTACTGAATATTCTCAATAGTGAGGCATCTTTATGTAAAAGCAAACATCTGTCCAGAAAACTGGACAAAGCAGTTCTTCACTTAAAGAAAGCGTATAGAAGACTTCATACATCTTTGCAGCTTATATCTAAagtggggaaaaagagaaaaggcccaTTACCAAAAGCGTACGCAATAATCTGCAATAATTTCTGGGAAAGTTGTGATCTTCAAGGTGATAGTTTGATGTCTGAAAGAAGATATTCTACTAGGCATTTTTTGTCCAAAAGAAGATatgacagacaggaagagaaaagatttttaagattTGATTTTGATGAGTCATTGGCCCCGATATCAAAGCACAGATCTTATAGaacaagcagagagagaattGCAGAGTGCCTTTCAAATGGAATCATGTCTAGGCATGTTTCCAGTAGTCTTACTTTCCATGTAAGAGAATTTTGTGATGAAGAGCAACTTCCTGAATCACAGTTACCCCTAGCTTATACATCCCAGAGTATTAGTCAGTTAGAATACGCGAATAGCATTGTGGGAAGTGTAGGCTCTTCCGAACTTGAGCATTTTTCTGAAACAAGTGGGTATATGCTTTACCCAGAAGAAACACTAACTGAAAAAGAGTATCAGACTGATAGACAGATGTCTAGTAGTGACTATGCAAAGCTTGAAAACCATTCAACACACAATACTATGGATATGACAAAAGAATATAGTTCTGAAGATAAAACAGCTGTATGTGAAAGCAATTCAGTGTCTTTCagtttcacaaaagaaaacacaagttatAGTCTAGATAACAGCTACGATGCAACTTGTATAGCTAACACTGACATACTTGTTTCAGGTTTAGACTCAAACAAGAAGCACTTTTTAAATGTTGATATCTATGAACAAGATAACCTTGTATCTGATGGTACTAGGAATGGAGAAGTGATTTTTCCTGTAGAAAAGTGCACAGTTCCTGTGGCGATCGCACCAAGCATTCCTACAGGAAATAGAGCAAGCAGAAGGTACATTGTTCCTCCTTTGTCATCAAATCTAGTGACAGCTGGTGAGGAAGACTCTCCTGTGGGGGGAAATGGACATTTCCATGTAAGTGTGAAGGAGGTGACTGTTACTAAGCGTTCTATATTGGATCTAACGTTAGGAACTGGAGAAAGTAAAAGttgtaagaaaaatttaaaggcgCTATTGTCCAATGATAGTTATTCGCTCTTAAGAGAGAATGTAAAGGTtccttcaaataaatatttggcaAAATACATTGaggaggaaaaaattaggaaaattgaGCAAGCAATTTACAAAAAAATGATTACTGAAGGATCAGCTGTTACTATTGAGTACAAAAGTCAAAGGAGGATCCTAAAAGAAGAATGCTTCCAcgtaaacaagaaaataattaaaagcatcTTGACTGATTCTCATCTGAGCATTAAAAATTCTACCATAGAGACAATTGCTTTGAAAAACATTCCTAGTCAGCTTAATGAAAGAATGGAAGCAGGACAAATTAAAGTTAGTAGCAGCTCCCACTCTGATTGTCTCTCCAAGCCAGCCATTGCAGGAGCTAATCGTAGGCCTGCTTTACGTGAGAACTGTACAGCCACTGCTCTTCAGAAGGAATTACAAGAAGAACACTACCCAGCTGCCTGCACATCTCATGTAGCACAGCTATCCCAGATCTTACGGAGAGCAGATGAAACAGCATCTTTGCAGATTTTAGAAGAAGAGGCTCAGGCTTGTCAAAATATTCTCCCTTTATTTGTTGAAgcatttgaaagacagcaagaaTGTCCAGTTAACCATATTCTGATTTCAAGAAAGCTGTTGGTAGAACAAAACTTGTGGGATAATTGTAGACTTAAATTGAAACCGAGTGCTATTGATAGTTGGGTAGAGCTTCAAATGGCAATGGAAACTGTTCAGttcattgaaaacaaaataaggttCTTAGAAGGTAAACCAACATTCCGAAGCTTGCTTTGGTATGATGACAGCTTGTACAGCGAGCTGCTTCACAGGCCACGTGGGTATCAGCTGCAGTCTAATTTCTATCCTGGTTTTCAGGGACGACTAAAATATAATGCATTCTGTGAGTTACAAAATTACCATAATCAGTTAGTTGAATTCTTAgcagaagcaaaggaagaagCTAATTCATACTATGCATTCTTAAAATATAAACGGCAAATCATCGAATGCAAAGCCATATTGAGGCACTATTCTGACTGCTTtgacttttgtctttctgttccaTTTGCCTGTGGAGTTAACTTTGGAGATAGTTTAGGAGACCTGGAAAACGTAAGAAAAAGTGCTCTAAAGCTGATCAGGATACATGGGGGCTCTGCTAAAGTCTATTCCTGTCCAGGAAAGACAGATCATTTGTGGATCATTATAGAAGTGGTCTCCTCAAAGGTTAGTTTTATCAAGAGCAGTGAAGAAATAAGTGTCAAAATCTGCCTTTATGGTCTGGAACATATATATTTTGATGCTGCAAAAAGTCTTGTATGGAAAGAAAACAGCCACTATTTCCCCAAAAGACactcagaaaaacacagagaagtggaggaaatgaatgaatgtgCTTTTTCTAAGTTGAAGAAGATCTGTGGTGTCTTGTCTAAAGGTTCAAACAATGAACCAACTGGTATTGGGCTTGAAGACAATGCTGTGCTTGATTCCAGACAGTCAGCTGTAGGAAGCATACCAAACTGTAGGCTGAACAAAGCTTGGCTTTCATATCCAGATATTGGTTGTATTAGTGAGATACTGGATCAGGCTAAATCTGCAGACCCAGAAAAGTTACTGGACCTCACTGTCAGATGTACAGATcacttagaaattttaaaaaagtacttcCAGATGCTGCAAGAAGATAACGtagataacatttttattacagaAGAAAACGTTTTTGATATATTAAACAACCACACTCATGGAGCTGTCATTTTAAAGCCTGAAGCTATTGATATTTATATTGAAATTGTCATGCTCTCAGAAACAGTGCACTACCTTAAAAATTCAATAGCAAAGAAACTACACAAGCAGAGGGTTCGAGGTCTGCTCTGGTTTGATTGGTCTCTTCTTCCTGACCTTATTAGATGCCAAGAAGAAATGGCTTCCTTTTCAATTGATGACAAGCAGACAGATTGTCTTTGGAAAGTGATAGAGATTGCTATTTCTCACATTAAGAAAGAGCTGGCTATTATCTGTGAATACAGGGAAGCTGTTAATTGTTCCTACGCTCTGCGTTTATTCTCCAGAGAACTTAAAGAACTTACAGGAATTAGAAGGCTTATAACTAAATCTAAGCATTCACTTTCCACATACATTGACTTGGAGCCACATACCGCATCTGTAAACTATGGAAACACTGTGGCAGAATTAGAACATAACCACAAGCAGTTCTTTATGCTACTCAAAAACGTAATGTCTGCCCCGCAGAAAGATTTTGGAAAAATGGTCCATATTATAAAAGTTATGAAGACAATTGAACATATGAAGATGATAAGTACTAAAGGTACTAAACTGTCTGCTCATCTTCTCTTTTTCCAAATGCTGCATAACAGAAGGGAAACATTGCACCTgaacaggaaagagaaggtgGATGTGCCCGTTTCAGAACCGGGGGAGAACAGCAGTCAACCCGGGATTTCTGCGCAGACACCCTCGGGTACAGAGGGCACAGGGAAAAACACCTCAAGTGCCTCTAAAAAACGACTTGTGACAGCAGACACGTGTCAAGTctctcagagaaatggaaatgctGACGCTGGTTCCAGTTATAAGAAGCAAAAGGTACAAATGTCTTAAAATCAAACTTGCAAATGTTCTTGAGCACAACAAGGTTACTCTATCCAGAAAAGGAGCTTACAGATTATAAAAGTTGGGAAGGCTTTACATTCTGCCTGCTAACTATTAGTGTTGGATTAAATGACTTATATTCTTTACAGAGTTATGTAATTGAGGTACCTTGCAAGTACATAATTTTCCATATATTAGAAAGTATTTCATGAAAGAATAAAGCTTAATAGCTAGTAAGGGGGCTGTGACTGACCAATTAATTATTGAGTGGTTTCTTTGGACAATGAACTGGGTAAATCCTATTGGAATAATAGGGCAGAAATTTTCAATATATGATTATGAAAGTTACAAAAATCTTATATTAGCAACATTTATatagtatgtaaaaataaaaattcattcttCACAAAAACCATAGGAAATATGCACTTTAGTCAACTTATTTAAAGATAAGGAGGCTAGGTGTTTATTCGTCTTTATTATACTGAGATTAGAAGCCAGACTCTGCATATGCTGGGTTAATGCTCTGTCCATGAACTTCCAGCCAACTTAAATTGGTGCCAGGAAGAATGAGGCAGGCCTTAAAGGGGGTTGCTGTGGGTCTGAGAGTGTAACACAGACCATAGCAGGCTCCAGGTCCCTGTGTTCAACaggctcatgcacacacacacacacacacacacgcgtgcgcgcgcgcgcgcgcgcgcgtatgtgGGGTATGAGGGGGAGTGTCCCCGACTTAAGTACAGGCCTAAGGAATTTGACCTTTATCCCTACATACTAAAATATAATGTCATGTGAGATGTGTTAGTGTTAGagttatggttttctttttggtgATTTAAAAGGTAATGAAATTCTGAGTATACTTAGAAATGGTAATCAGCCAAGACTAGAAAATGGTGCTGTTTTTAGCAGATGAATGGAAAATACAGGCTGGCATAAGTAGAAGtgtttcagatttggcattttctagATTTGGTtatatttgcatgcatatatatatatatatgtatatatatatatacacacacacagatattttgCAAATGGAACCAAAGTGTAGACATGAAAAGCATTCGTGTTTCATACACAATGCCCAAAGGTAGTTTTGTAATCATTTTAACTTCTGCATGGACCAAAAGGTTCCTGGTGTGAACATTTCCACAGTGCTGGGTCATAGCTCAGAGCACTGGGATTTGAAGGCTTGAGGTTTGGAGTTTGGAGATTAAGAACATTCACCCTTGTATCTGACAGACAATGCTTAGAGAATTGATGGGTAGctgcatatatatatcatacatatacacgtaagtacacacacacacatacattcagtacacataaaaaagaaaaactttttaaagaataattacaTATGCACTGAGTAGATGGCTTAGCAGGTCAGAGTACATGCCCCAAGCCTGACAATCCGTGTTCAACACTCAGGATCCTAAAGGAGAGGACTGAACCATGCAAGTTGTCCTTGTCGCCtgcacatgcatacccacataCTCACGTCTGCACACAAAATAAGGTGTAATGAAattttgtttccaaaaaaaaGATGATGCTACGGTTCTTCGTGACTTGTTTGCTGACAAGGGAACAGTACATTGGtcttggtggcacacgcatttaatcacagcactgtTGAAGTAGAAGCAGAGGTCACTCAACCCGAGTTGC containing:
- the Tex15 gene encoding testis-expressed protein 15, whose protein sequence is MEMKDNDNFKSWKMSPDNESSWTADPEASSGKKFTIPKIRKTTEKVYLAPCYTNTREYSLIHGTLKQYRLDTRCELQLTWQFGDTKLVRNKYLEKQFAAKRSEMRESGRHGRELEEHFCFLGLPQSDVVDIYQNGLSARASALKILGNPLLGVYLFRHVDVALNYALSQNATVESIMIFKVLFGKVKKMHPSVDKSKISLDPSPNFDCHMSRNMPSLKDALELQAYNSMVYVYEYDVFLRPVDKPRQCLPYAIVTVKFIGKKAGNGQLMTSLRFPSTGFPKRLERTCSLNNCTVAKRIGKGKDATVIFEHFRKPAHPSVQETCPCKALNSEMGPSNSDTCNSYGNVQNGNSSVLEADSRQTENSSEMRDASQVYTHDSGLSCVPTDDTASGDGGMFSVTYLRNILNTISVAFPFQTNTASSTVITSKFIKDPRLMKREQNMRTQNNTSGLSDVLPFGKNLDHDNSQMKPTSSISSSEVTSADHAGANYLDAPCFKFSSESSHTQTYSTGSEDYDFMASSKVAIAEQCNEKHRFSFPSSLSNEFSDVGKQKHREEKAQRVQKRSSTPVLTEPNSEPRSSCESENTCGKDSQNHISPESWPSDLNTVYKADHQVSTLFPDQEKGNLCEYMQNTGTMRTSISPEDSSKHRVNQTWWKETVSYFTNETQTSPVDQCSALHQEHKEGGNLNSLMGNCEKIPVTHKLQMPRSPMSTTRGENELDRAALELECNLTPHTQCLSQKHPQYSLECEDNIHTRFAMAQGLLDLTAEQNSQNFATVFTDAFHEAKDDGPLARGQLTTGGGMPSPAMDMSLDSSGCSKIGEYMCIQRENENEAVSYNLQKEEASHIKDGVQDHSLSYDAELSCDPDLKINLQEQRNYENANNAQEKDDASLFAECNTDNINGSKKQDFHSNDLFTNIVEMKEIKSNTKAEISNFEGRFTLNSVRGKKGSPAETASSESKDSVGAVKQRHAPNDGRSAENLVLTFPEIEGSTVHGASNATKQVVGTAALTLSTNHGDHQYQLKETCSPESSDFGLVKRSISDCKTGPDKDKLQHFEQSVNENSVLQTCELGHETEVELEESGDASLFQQNMRSHSDVPCDDFDIYESLKSRIDWEALFGNTSEEMETSSFARRERTDQHHAPECNSVPFSSKKGKKKELHNPIFLPDLQITITNFVRLRISPTDNSLDNFHKCASEPTQPAANKEEKACGFGVYSQSSGENSSFSCNNKFGNSVQESGHGSKSGTSYRSNSSDNTHVNHISGKPNSDSLSAAPSVTVINDNKCPKNSKPDFSDSRRKKDMESKSSKRNLHASSRGQNISHKDLRERETQETRKKPGGHDSSDQFFSLSQGRIKTFSQSERHIRNVLNILNSEASLCKSKHLSRKLDKAVLHLKKAYRRLHTSLQLISKVGKKRKGPLPKAYAIICNNFWESCDLQGDSLMSERRYSTRHFLSKRRYDRQEEKRFLRFDFDESLAPISKHRSYRTSRERIAECLSNGIMSRHVSSSLTFHVREFCDEEQLPESQLPLAYTSQSISQLEYANSIVGSVGSSELEHFSETSGYMLYPEETLTEKEYQTDRQMSSSDYAKLENHSTHNTMDMTKEYSSEDKTAVCESNSVSFSFTKENTSYSLDNSYDATCIANTDILVSGLDSNKKHFLNVDIYEQDNLVSDGTRNGEVIFPVEKCTVPVAIAPSIPTGNRASRRYIVPPLSSNLVTAGEEDSPVGGNGHFHVSVKEVTVTKRSILDLTLGTGESKSCKKNLKALLSNDSYSLLRENVKVPSNKYLAKYIEEEKIRKIEQAIYKKMITEGSAVTIEYKSQRRILKEECFHVNKKIIKSILTDSHLSIKNSTIETIALKNIPSQLNERMEAGQIKVSSSSHSDCLSKPAIAGANRRPALRENCTATALQKELQEEHYPAACTSHVAQLSQILRRADETASLQILEEEAQACQNILPLFVEAFERQQECPVNHILISRKLLVEQNLWDNCRLKLKPSAIDSWVELQMAMETVQFIENKIRFLEGKPTFRSLLWYDDSLYSELLHRPRGYQLQSNFYPGFQGRLKYNAFCELQNYHNQLVEFLAEAKEEANSYYAFLKYKRQIIECKAILRHYSDCFDFCLSVPFACGVNFGDSLGDLENVRKSALKLIRIHGGSAKVYSCPGKTDHLWIIIEVVSSKVSFIKSSEEISVKICLYGLEHIYFDAAKSLVWKENSHYFPKRHSEKHREVEEMNECAFSKLKKICGVLSKGSNNEPTGIGLEDNAVLDSRQSAVGSIPNCRLNKAWLSYPDIGCISEILDQAKSADPEKLLDLTVRCTDHLEILKKYFQMLQEDNVDNIFITEENVFDILNNHTHGAVILKPEAIDIYIEIVMLSETVHYLKNSIAKKLHKQRVRGLLWFDWSLLPDLIRCQEEMASFSIDDKQTDCLWKVIEIAISHIKKELAIICEYREAVNCSYALRLFSRELKELTGIRRLITKSKHSLSTYIDLEPHTASVNYGNTVAELEHNHKQFFMLLKNVMSAPQKDFGKMVHIIKVMKTIEHMKMISTKGTKLSAHLLFFQMLHNRRETLHLNRKEKVDVPVSEPGENSSQPGISAQTPSGTEGTGKNTSSASKKRLVTADTCQVSQRNGNADAGSSYKKQKVTMKDVGSKQETISKHPSTTGSHIQDENKTRSNSCNTLKRNSASPKMGKRQSSVPGSLSPAEHVQDACTPKPENKIEPTNSSPGILAHLSEQQEPSNVIKKRNVTFSAAETNVKGDCPLVTCDQNNVDATCSPDNTPVQKSHKNSADHTQIFSSSLRAGNDDALVLNAPMLSVCTSCPVRARATHSDLEMSDADFQHGDNEILDLSMKDCTCTRSPETVCIQDKTPVLQVDKIQPMKTGSAEKCMKDAPHPSTAPFASYRNSACFVTQTAQHALSEQDEKTPEVLTQKVGTSWSEPPQSVSTVVYNSSERSFETSYPYYSWCFYQYSSSNGTAVTHTYQGMATYEIQPPPPPMLTAVASTVQNMPFNRSYSEHFSYFAGQQQANAFIPGNGYPPSHMPVSYNYQHPVYSQFASPPPVPQAPYPYPPNPAALPHAPWTYGESQVSMLGSYLFLVLYLHKCIHDGTYRYFLCRLVGLLLY